Proteins from one Amycolatopsis benzoatilytica AK 16/65 genomic window:
- a CDS encoding response regulator: MNAPVRVFILDDHEVVRRGLRDLLETEPDLVVAGEAATAAEALVRVPAVNPDVAVLDVRLGQDGDRDGVEVCRELRARMPALACLMLTSFDDDEALFDAIMAGAAGYVLKQVRGPDLVSAVRTVAAGQSLMAPRLVSRAMKRLTGPPGEPAGGAGTLERLSPREVDILELIGEGLTNRQIAARLYLSEKTVKNRVSAILTKLGVRRRVQAALLTARLPGGRTPGQE, translated from the coding sequence GTGAACGCGCCGGTGCGAGTGTTCATTCTCGACGACCACGAAGTGGTCCGCCGCGGGCTCCGGGATCTGCTGGAGACCGAGCCGGACCTCGTCGTGGCCGGTGAGGCGGCGACCGCGGCGGAAGCGCTCGTGCGGGTGCCCGCGGTCAATCCGGACGTCGCGGTCCTGGACGTGCGGCTCGGCCAGGACGGCGACCGCGACGGGGTCGAGGTCTGCCGGGAGCTCCGTGCCCGGATGCCGGCCCTGGCCTGCCTGATGCTGACGTCGTTCGACGACGACGAGGCACTTTTCGACGCCATCATGGCCGGCGCGGCAGGGTATGTCCTGAAACAGGTGCGGGGACCGGATCTCGTGTCCGCGGTCCGCACGGTCGCCGCCGGTCAGTCGTTGATGGCGCCCAGGCTGGTGTCGCGGGCGATGAAACGGCTCACCGGGCCGCCGGGGGAACCGGCGGGCGGGGCCGGCACGCTCGAGCGGCTGAGCCCGCGCGAAGTGGACATCCTCGAGCTGATCGGCGAAGGGCTGACGAACCGGCAGATCGCGGCGCGGCTGTACCTCTCGGAGAAGACCGTCAAGAACCGGGTGTCCGCGATCCTGACGAAGCTCGGGGTGCGCAGGCGCGTGCAGGCGGCGCTGCTCACCGCCCGCCTGCCCGGCGGACGGACTCCGGGCCAGGAATGA
- a CDS encoding DUF3040 domain-containing protein, with translation MNPVDERHRLAEIRQHLTADDPGLARVLATGRRSASARAVRVLAAVLAAVAVGLLAVALGFEFASPVLVLAGGVLTVVLPAAWILFAGMAQRVKSGERAAEDAKGFLQ, from the coding sequence GTGAACCCAGTCGACGAACGGCACCGGCTGGCGGAGATCCGGCAGCACCTGACCGCGGACGACCCAGGGCTGGCGCGGGTGCTGGCGACCGGGCGGCGCTCCGCTTCGGCGCGGGCGGTTCGCGTGCTCGCCGCCGTCCTTGCCGCGGTCGCGGTCGGTCTGCTGGCGGTGGCGCTCGGGTTCGAGTTCGCGTCGCCGGTTCTGGTGCTCGCCGGCGGCGTGCTCACGGTCGTCCTCCCGGCGGCCTGGATCCTTTTCGCGGGAATGGCTCAGCGGGTGAAGAGCGGCGAGCGGGCGGCTGAGGACGCGAAGGGTTTCTTGCAGTGA
- the ctaD gene encoding cytochrome c oxidase subunit I, translating into MTATTPVSIAARTAREQRKGSYLLSLLRTTDHKQIGVMYLVTTFAFFMIGGAMAMLIRTELARPGLQFLSQEQYNQLFTMHGTVMLLLYATPSVFGFANFILPLQIGSPDVAFPRLNAFSYWLFLFGGLTMLSGFLTPGGAADFGWFAYTPLSDAVHSPGPGANLWIVGLAVGGLGTILGAVNMITTVICLRAPGMTMYRMPIFTWNILVTSILILIVFPILTAAGFGLLADRLIGAHVFDPANGGVILWQHMFWFFGHPEVYILALPFFGVVSEIFPVFSRKPIFGYKGLVFATLSIAALSVAVWAHHMYATGAVLLPFFSFMTFLIAVPTGVKFFNWIGTMWKGQLSFESPMLFSMGFIVTFLFGGLTGVMLAAPAIDFHVSDTYFVVAHFHYVLYGTIVFATFAGVYFWFPKITGRMMDEKLARWHFWTTFIGFHTTFLVQHWLGNEGMPRRYADYLASDGFTTLNTISTIGAYLLGASTLPFIWNVFKSYRYGEVVTVDDPWGYGNSLEWATSCPPPRHNFTELPRIRSERPAFELHYPHMVERIRAEGEIGFFGKAKHLAAPSQKLVEATMPGDHSKDNAGEQ; encoded by the coding sequence GTGACCGCAACCACTCCCGTATCCATCGCGGCGCGAACAGCGCGGGAGCAGAGGAAGGGCTCGTATCTGCTGAGCCTGCTGCGAACCACCGATCACAAGCAGATCGGGGTCATGTACCTGGTCACGACGTTCGCGTTCTTCATGATCGGCGGCGCGATGGCCATGCTCATCCGGACGGAGCTGGCGCGGCCTGGACTGCAGTTCCTGTCCCAGGAGCAGTACAACCAGCTGTTCACCATGCATGGCACGGTGATGCTGCTGCTGTACGCGACGCCCAGCGTCTTCGGGTTCGCGAACTTCATCCTGCCGCTCCAGATCGGTTCGCCGGACGTGGCGTTCCCGCGGCTCAATGCGTTCTCCTACTGGCTGTTCCTGTTCGGCGGGCTGACCATGCTGTCCGGGTTCCTGACTCCGGGCGGGGCGGCGGATTTCGGCTGGTTCGCCTATACGCCGCTGTCGGACGCCGTCCATTCGCCCGGTCCGGGGGCCAACCTGTGGATCGTCGGGCTCGCAGTCGGCGGGCTGGGGACGATTCTGGGCGCGGTCAACATGATCACCACGGTGATCTGCCTCCGCGCGCCCGGCATGACCATGTACCGGATGCCGATCTTCACCTGGAACATCCTGGTCACGAGCATCCTGATCCTGATCGTGTTCCCGATCCTCACCGCCGCCGGGTTCGGCCTGCTCGCCGACCGGCTGATCGGCGCCCACGTGTTCGACCCGGCCAACGGCGGCGTGATCCTGTGGCAGCACATGTTCTGGTTCTTCGGCCATCCCGAGGTGTACATTCTCGCGCTGCCGTTTTTCGGGGTCGTCTCGGAGATCTTCCCGGTGTTCAGCCGCAAGCCGATCTTCGGCTACAAGGGCCTGGTGTTCGCGACGCTGTCGATCGCGGCGCTGTCGGTGGCGGTGTGGGCGCACCACATGTACGCGACCGGCGCGGTCCTGCTGCCGTTCTTCTCCTTCATGACGTTCCTCATCGCGGTCCCGACCGGCGTGAAGTTCTTCAACTGGATCGGCACGATGTGGAAGGGCCAGCTGTCCTTCGAATCGCCGATGCTGTTCTCGATGGGCTTCATCGTCACGTTCCTCTTCGGCGGTCTGACCGGGGTGATGCTGGCCGCGCCGGCGATCGATTTCCACGTGTCGGACACGTATTTCGTGGTGGCGCATTTTCACTACGTCCTTTACGGCACGATCGTGTTCGCGACCTTCGCCGGCGTCTACTTCTGGTTCCCGAAGATCACCGGCCGGATGATGGACGAGAAGCTGGCGAGGTGGCACTTCTGGACCACGTTCATCGGCTTCCACACCACGTTCCTGGTGCAGCACTGGCTGGGCAACGAGGGCATGCCGCGGCGCTACGCGGACTACCTGGCCAGCGACGGGTTCACCACGCTGAACACGATCTCCACGATCGGCGCGTACCTCCTCGGGGCGTCCACGCTGCCGTTCATCTGGAACGTGTTCAAGAGCTACCGCTACGGCGAGGTCGTCACGGTCGACGACCCGTGGGGCTACGGCAACTCGCTCGAGTGGGCCACGTCCTGCCCGCCGCCGCGGCACAACTTCACCGAGCTGCCCCGGATCCGTTCCGAGCGGCCGGCGTTCGAGCTGCACTACCCGCACATGGTGGAACGAATCCGGGCGGAGGGGGAGATCGGGTTCTTCGGCAAGGCCAAGCACCTGGCCGCGCCGTCGCAGAAGCTGGTCGAGGCCACGATGCCGGGCGACCACAGCAAGGACAACGCCGGCGAGCAGTAG
- a CDS encoding heavy metal translocating P-type ATPase, giving the protein MLPLILIAMAAASASTVQSTAVPAGEDTDIPYERCQAPLAEGLVVRQRLSGRMDATDQPAGASSGPEDVAETAMSGVDLVVVAAVVAAIAALGWYFFAPRRASAATVSGGVQRVQVTVRGGYTPNIVQVRQGIPVEIEFDRQEAGDCTSRVVFPGLRVSVALPAHQHTIVRFTPQEAGSFGFACGMNMIHGTLMVTPDGHGAQPDERGPAAPAAAEPAAEPAAEVEAAQSKERRAEIADLTRRVVTGAILTAPVLFAVMARSLTGTSWVPGLLLNHWLQLALITPVMVYTGWPIHRTGWLALAHRSADMNSLVTLGTVAAYGYSLLVTLAPRLLPAEVREVYFEAVGVILTLIMLGRLLEARAKAGTGEAIRALLGLRARTARVLRDGTETEIPIEQVVVGDQILVRPGEKIPVDATVLSGQSAVDESMVTGEPMPVTKHAGDTVIGATVNTTGSLRVSAAKVGADTVLAQIIRMVQTAQASKAPIQRLADAASAYFVPIVIAIAIALATFAIWFVAGPVPALTQALVSAVAVLIIACPCALGLATPLSIMVGTGKGARAGILIRSAGALENAHKLDTAVLDKTGTITAGKPALTDVHAVGPVGEDELLALVAAAESDSEHPLAAAIVTGARDRGHPLPAVEDFASITGKGVRATVAGRTVLVGTATLLADAGLGVKQLLAISDRLAAAGKTPVLAAIDGEPAGVLAVADTVKDDSAAAIAALRELGLQVVMLTGDNAHTAAAIARQVGVSRVLAEVLPEHKAGEIRRLQAEGRRVGMVGDGINDAPALAQADVGLAIGTGTDVAIEAADITLISGSLAGVVTAIRLSRATMRNIRQNLFFALAYNAVGIPLAAGVLYPLLGLRLSPMIAAAAMALSSLSVVGNANRLRRHRTEPLSPAEPPAIEPRAETSAGRVRPVPR; this is encoded by the coding sequence GTGCTGCCGCTCATCCTGATCGCGATGGCCGCAGCGTCGGCATCGACGGTCCAGTCCACCGCTGTGCCGGCGGGAGAGGACACGGACATTCCGTACGAGCGGTGCCAGGCACCGCTCGCCGAGGGGCTTGTCGTCCGTCAGCGCCTGTCCGGCCGGATGGACGCCACCGATCAGCCAGCAGGGGCGAGCTCAGGCCCGGAGGACGTAGCGGAGACGGCCATGTCGGGCGTTGACCTCGTTGTCGTGGCGGCCGTCGTCGCGGCGATCGCGGCGTTGGGCTGGTACTTCTTCGCCCCGCGTCGGGCCAGCGCGGCGACGGTGAGCGGCGGTGTCCAGCGGGTACAGGTGACCGTTCGCGGGGGCTATACCCCGAACATCGTGCAGGTCCGCCAGGGCATCCCGGTGGAGATCGAGTTCGATCGGCAGGAGGCGGGGGACTGCACCTCCCGGGTGGTGTTTCCCGGCTTGCGGGTCTCCGTCGCGCTGCCCGCGCACCAGCACACCATTGTCCGCTTCACCCCGCAGGAGGCCGGGTCGTTCGGGTTCGCCTGCGGGATGAACATGATCCACGGCACCCTGATGGTCACTCCCGATGGCCACGGCGCGCAGCCGGACGAACGCGGCCCGGCCGCGCCCGCGGCCGCTGAGCCGGCAGCGGAGCCTGCGGCGGAGGTCGAGGCCGCACAGTCGAAGGAGCGGCGCGCCGAGATCGCTGATCTGACCCGCCGGGTGGTGACCGGTGCGATCCTGACGGCACCGGTGCTGTTCGCGGTGATGGCGCGGTCGCTGACCGGCACGAGCTGGGTGCCGGGGCTGTTGCTCAACCACTGGCTGCAGCTCGCGCTGATCACCCCGGTGATGGTCTACACCGGGTGGCCGATCCACCGCACCGGCTGGCTCGCGCTCGCTCACCGCAGCGCGGACATGAACAGCCTGGTCACCCTCGGCACGGTCGCGGCCTACGGCTACAGCCTGCTCGTCACCCTCGCCCCGCGGCTGCTGCCGGCCGAGGTGCGGGAGGTGTACTTCGAGGCCGTCGGGGTGATCCTCACCCTGATCATGCTGGGCCGGCTGCTGGAAGCCCGCGCGAAAGCCGGCACCGGCGAAGCCATCCGCGCGCTGCTCGGACTTCGGGCGCGCACGGCCCGCGTGCTGCGGGACGGAACCGAGACCGAGATCCCGATCGAGCAGGTTGTCGTCGGCGACCAGATCCTCGTTCGGCCCGGGGAGAAGATCCCGGTGGACGCCACCGTCCTTTCCGGACAGTCCGCTGTGGACGAATCGATGGTCACCGGGGAACCCATGCCGGTGACCAAGCACGCCGGGGACACCGTCATCGGCGCCACCGTCAACACCACCGGCTCGCTGCGCGTGTCCGCGGCCAAGGTCGGCGCGGACACCGTGCTGGCGCAGATCATCCGCATGGTGCAGACAGCGCAAGCATCAAAGGCCCCGATCCAGCGGCTCGCCGATGCTGCCTCGGCCTACTTCGTGCCGATCGTGATCGCGATCGCGATCGCTCTCGCCACGTTCGCGATCTGGTTCGTGGCGGGCCCGGTTCCCGCGCTGACCCAGGCCCTGGTGTCCGCGGTCGCGGTGCTGATCATCGCCTGCCCGTGCGCGCTCGGCCTGGCGACCCCGCTGTCGATCATGGTGGGCACCGGGAAGGGCGCCCGCGCGGGTATCCTCATCCGCTCGGCCGGGGCGCTGGAAAACGCGCACAAGCTCGACACTGCCGTGCTCGACAAGACCGGCACCATCACCGCAGGCAAGCCCGCGCTCACCGACGTCCACGCGGTCGGCCCGGTGGGCGAGGACGAGCTGCTGGCGCTGGTCGCCGCCGCCGAGTCCGACAGTGAGCACCCGCTGGCCGCCGCCATCGTGACCGGTGCCCGCGACCGCGGCCACCCGCTGCCCGCCGTCGAGGACTTCGCCTCGATCACCGGCAAGGGCGTCCGTGCCACGGTCGCCGGACGCACGGTGCTGGTCGGCACCGCCACCCTGCTGGCCGACGCCGGCCTCGGTGTCAAGCAGCTCCTCGCGATCAGCGATCGCTTGGCAGCAGCGGGAAAAACCCCTGTCCTCGCCGCGATCGACGGCGAACCCGCCGGCGTTCTCGCGGTCGCGGACACGGTCAAAGACGACTCCGCTGCCGCAATAGCCGCGCTGCGCGAGCTCGGCCTGCAGGTCGTGATGCTCACCGGCGACAATGCCCACACCGCCGCCGCGATCGCCCGCCAGGTCGGCGTGTCCCGCGTCCTCGCCGAAGTCCTGCCCGAACACAAGGCCGGCGAGATCCGCCGCCTGCAAGCTGAGGGACGCCGCGTCGGCATGGTCGGCGACGGCATCAACGACGCGCCCGCGCTCGCTCAAGCCGATGTCGGACTCGCGATCGGCACCGGCACCGACGTGGCCATCGAGGCCGCGGACATCACGCTGATCTCCGGCTCGCTCGCCGGAGTGGTCACCGCGATCCGGCTGTCCCGGGCGACGATGCGCAACATCCGGCAGAACCTGTTCTTCGCGCTGGCCTACAACGCCGTCGGCATCCCGCTCGCCGCCGGTGTGCTGTACCCGCTGCTCGGGCTGCGGCTCTCGCCGATGATCGCCGCCGCCGCGATGGCCCTGTCCTCCCTGTCGGTGGTCGGCAACGCCAACCGCCTCCGCCGCCACCGCACCGAACCGCTCTCGCCAGCCGAACCGCCCGCGATCGAACCTCGGGCGGAAACCAGCGCCGGCCGAGTCCGACCGGTGCCGCGATGA
- a CDS encoding SHOCT domain-containing protein: MEIDRQRKEFMMMFWYGNGMSGWGYALMTVGMVLFWGLVILGVVALVRFLVRSPQRPDSADVSHRTPEQMLAERFARGEIDEQEYRSRLATLQGRPHSTSGT; the protein is encoded by the coding sequence ATGGAGATCGACAGGCAACGCAAGGAGTTCATGATGATGTTCTGGTACGGCAACGGAATGAGCGGCTGGGGCTACGCGCTCATGACCGTCGGCATGGTGCTGTTCTGGGGCCTGGTGATCCTGGGTGTCGTGGCTTTGGTCCGCTTCCTCGTTCGTTCCCCGCAGCGCCCGGACAGTGCGGACGTGTCCCACCGGACGCCGGAGCAGATGCTGGCCGAGCGATTTGCTCGCGGCGAGATCGACGAGCAGGAGTACCGAAGCCGGCTGGCTACGCTGCAGGGCCGTCCGCACTCGACCAGCGGAACGTAA
- a CDS encoding MFS transporter encodes MSLQERLSHQSRTQPAGSAPARRTNVRWTLFVLLLVLVTVNYVDRGSISVALPLIQKEFGLSPSLTGLLLSAFFWSYALMQVPVGWLIDRFGPRKVITASCVGWGTATAASGLTGGFSGMFAARLGIGVAEAGVMPAGGKLNALWMHPKERGRGATILDAGAPLGAGVGGILITGLIALFGGWRMSFVIAGLLTALLGIAIWWYVRDHPRQHRSVNDAEAEYLEAAHRAEDEAAAAGGATARRAFLPYLKFRSFWAMCFGWLGFNGVFYGLLTWGPLYLSQAKHFKLASIGWSTFAIFGAGFVGEILGGLLADRLRAKGHGANLVMRTLLGVSSLIVASGLVGVTVVGSPMAAVVLLSVVLFFLRWVGLFWSVPATLGGRTNAGMLGGAMNLAGNVAGIGTPIAVGIIVGATGSYTGALLYFVVSAVIMGISVLTLDYSKRLPV; translated from the coding sequence ATGTCCCTGCAAGAACGGCTCTCGCACCAGAGCAGGACGCAGCCCGCTGGGTCGGCCCCCGCCAGGCGCACGAACGTCCGGTGGACGCTCTTCGTCCTGCTGCTGGTCCTGGTGACCGTCAACTACGTCGACCGCGGTTCGATCTCCGTCGCGCTGCCGCTGATCCAGAAGGAGTTCGGCCTCTCTCCCTCGCTCACCGGCCTGCTGCTGTCGGCGTTCTTCTGGAGTTATGCGCTCATGCAGGTGCCGGTCGGGTGGCTGATCGACCGCTTCGGCCCGCGCAAGGTCATCACCGCCTCGTGCGTCGGGTGGGGCACCGCGACGGCTGCTTCCGGCCTCACCGGCGGCTTCTCCGGCATGTTCGCCGCCCGGCTCGGCATCGGCGTCGCCGAGGCGGGCGTGATGCCGGCCGGGGGCAAGCTCAACGCCCTCTGGATGCACCCCAAGGAACGCGGCCGCGGCGCGACCATCCTCGACGCGGGCGCGCCGCTCGGCGCGGGCGTAGGCGGCATCCTCATCACCGGCCTCATCGCGCTGTTCGGCGGCTGGCGGATGTCGTTCGTCATCGCCGGCCTCCTCACCGCGCTGCTCGGCATCGCCATCTGGTGGTACGTCCGCGACCACCCGCGCCAGCACCGGTCGGTCAACGACGCCGAGGCCGAATACCTCGAGGCCGCCCACCGGGCCGAGGACGAGGCGGCGGCCGCCGGCGGCGCCACCGCCCGCCGCGCGTTCCTGCCTTACCTGAAGTTCCGGTCGTTCTGGGCGATGTGCTTCGGCTGGCTCGGTTTCAACGGCGTGTTCTACGGCTTGCTGACCTGGGGCCCGCTGTACCTGTCGCAGGCCAAGCACTTCAAGCTCGCCTCGATCGGCTGGTCGACGTTCGCGATCTTCGGCGCCGGCTTCGTCGGCGAGATCCTGGGCGGCCTGCTCGCCGACCGGTTGCGGGCCAAGGGCCACGGAGCCAACCTCGTCATGCGCACGCTGCTGGGCGTCTCGAGCCTGATCGTCGCCAGCGGTCTGGTCGGCGTCACGGTCGTCGGAAGCCCGATGGCCGCGGTCGTGCTGCTGTCGGTCGTCCTGTTCTTCCTGCGCTGGGTCGGCCTGTTCTGGTCGGTCCCGGCGACGCTCGGCGGCCGCACCAACGCCGGCATGCTCGGCGGCGCGATGAACCTCGCCGGCAACGTCGCGGGCATCGGCACGCCGATAGCGGTCGGCATTATCGTCGGCGCGACCGGCAGCTACACCGGCGCGCTGCTGTACTTCGTCGTCTCGGCGGTGATCATGGGCATCTCGGTGCTCACCCTCGACTACAGCAAGCGGCTCCCGGTGTGA
- a CDS encoding GntR family transcriptional regulator encodes MAQPAEGTHRDGPLRETIRDALRTRIFEGVYPPGMRLVERDIAAEFAVSRLPVREALRMLAQEGLLAKGASRSSVVAGLSDQDVDDLFAVRASLEVLACRLAAERATPDDLARLGELVDRAADALARGSVNEAHRANSAFHDEVTRIAGNRFLRTALEPLQGRMHWLFRHVNDLAELVQEHRDLLAAIASGDPARAGAQSEHHVGKYHRQYPDTV; translated from the coding sequence ATGGCACAGCCGGCGGAGGGAACGCACCGCGACGGCCCGCTGCGGGAGACAATCCGGGACGCGCTGCGGACCCGGATCTTCGAAGGCGTCTACCCGCCGGGCATGCGCTTGGTCGAACGGGACATCGCCGCCGAGTTCGCCGTTTCGCGGCTGCCGGTGCGCGAAGCGCTGCGGATGCTCGCGCAGGAGGGTCTGCTGGCGAAAGGCGCTTCGCGCAGCTCTGTCGTCGCCGGGCTCAGCGACCAGGACGTGGACGACCTGTTCGCTGTCCGCGCTTCGCTCGAAGTACTCGCCTGCCGTCTCGCCGCCGAACGGGCGACGCCGGACGATCTCGCCCGGCTAGGCGAACTCGTCGACCGCGCGGCGGACGCGCTCGCCCGCGGCAGCGTCAACGAGGCGCACCGGGCCAACAGCGCGTTCCACGACGAGGTCACGCGCATCGCGGGCAACCGGTTCCTGCGAACCGCGCTGGAACCGTTGCAGGGCCGGATGCATTGGCTCTTCCGCCACGTCAACGACCTGGCCGAGCTCGTGCAGGAACATCGCGATCTGCTCGCCGCCATCGCGTCCGGAGATCCCGCCCGCGCCGGCGCCCAGTCCGAGCACCACGTAGGCAAGTACCACCGCCAGTACCCGGACACGGTCTGA
- a CDS encoding aspartate/glutamate racemase family protein gives MRLLVVNPNISDDVTDLIRAEAQRSTAPTTELVVRTAGHGVEYIETRFEALLAAGAVAELIAEHRDVDGVLVAAFGDPGLPALKELADVPVLGITEAALCAAALQGQRFSIIAISDRITAWYRECVERFGFGGRLASIRSIKEALHGIGSVQDDFRATLVDLARLAVEQDGADVVILAGAPLAGLAREVSGEIPVPVVDGIGAGIRFAEAVAGLASGTHRAGSFAAPPRKPRAGLSPALDAALEAAQFAGPPAATKRSAE, from the coding sequence GTGAGACTTCTCGTCGTCAATCCGAACATCAGCGACGACGTCACCGACCTGATCCGCGCGGAGGCGCAACGGTCGACCGCCCCGACGACCGAACTCGTCGTGCGCACCGCCGGACACGGCGTCGAGTACATCGAAACGCGCTTCGAGGCGCTGCTCGCCGCAGGAGCCGTCGCTGAGCTGATCGCGGAGCACCGGGACGTGGACGGGGTGCTCGTCGCCGCGTTCGGCGACCCCGGACTGCCCGCGCTCAAAGAACTCGCGGACGTACCCGTCCTCGGCATCACCGAGGCCGCGCTGTGCGCCGCGGCCCTGCAGGGACAGCGGTTCTCGATCATCGCCATCTCGGACCGGATCACCGCGTGGTATCGCGAATGTGTGGAACGGTTCGGCTTCGGCGGGAGGCTCGCCTCTATCCGGTCGATCAAGGAAGCCCTGCACGGCATCGGCAGCGTCCAGGACGACTTCCGCGCGACGCTCGTCGACCTCGCGCGGCTCGCGGTCGAGCAGGACGGCGCCGACGTCGTGATCCTGGCCGGCGCACCGCTGGCCGGGCTCGCGCGCGAGGTCTCCGGCGAGATTCCGGTTCCGGTCGTCGACGGCATCGGCGCCGGGATCCGGTTCGCCGAGGCAGTGGCCGGCCTCGCGTCCGGGACGCACCGCGCCGGTTCGTTCGCCGCGCCGCCCCGCAAACCCCGAGCCGGGCTCAGCCCCGCCCTCGACGCCGCACTCGAAGCGGCGCAGTTCGCGGGCCCGCCCGCCGCCACCAAAAGGAGCGCCGAGTGA
- a CDS encoding amidohydrolase family protein encodes MKPDLVIADGLVVNASGTRNAHVVVDGRRVTAVVDASEPVPAAERVVDAAGRAVLPGGVDGHCHVAQVTGRYRTLDDFASTSTAALWGGTTTILDFGIPRDSSESPLEAARNKIELARESRCDVALHGAVVDWDDTVPAQLEELAALGVRSVKMYLTNRGTTIASNDTVLKVMREMVRLDGLTYIHAEHDALIVDCTDRRAAAGEIGIEHLHQTRPEIAEEASVRETLAMAEYTGAPVYFVHQSTPRAVDLVAEARARGLAIHSETCPHYLVLDDGVYSSKFPEWFACCPPMRCAATVAALRERYAAGSVHTVSSDHSCYDLTQKRVRADDIRQMPHGLPGVETRMPVAFTALAEASAGVPEPRVLERFAELFSTGPARINALPGKGIIAPGYDADLVLFDPAETRTVDGAALHMGTDFSPFEGKRLRGWPQVVVSGGKVVLDEDGFHDPGPAGRFLARLGYREAAALGDPQPVPLAAMKGA; translated from the coding sequence GTGAAACCCGATCTCGTCATCGCGGACGGGCTCGTCGTCAACGCGTCCGGGACGCGCAACGCCCACGTCGTCGTCGACGGGAGGCGGGTCACGGCGGTCGTCGACGCGAGCGAACCCGTGCCCGCGGCCGAACGCGTCGTGGACGCCGCCGGCCGCGCGGTCCTCCCGGGCGGCGTCGACGGGCACTGCCACGTCGCCCAGGTCACCGGGCGCTACCGGACGCTGGACGACTTCGCCAGCACGTCCACCGCAGCGCTGTGGGGCGGCACCACCACGATCCTGGACTTCGGCATCCCGCGCGACAGCAGCGAATCCCCGCTGGAAGCGGCCAGGAACAAGATCGAGCTGGCGCGCGAATCCCGCTGCGACGTCGCACTGCACGGCGCGGTCGTCGACTGGGACGACACGGTGCCCGCGCAGCTCGAGGAGCTCGCCGCGCTCGGCGTCCGCTCGGTGAAGATGTACCTGACCAACCGCGGCACCACGATCGCGTCGAACGACACCGTACTCAAGGTCATGCGCGAGATGGTCCGGCTCGACGGCCTCACCTACATCCACGCCGAACACGACGCGTTGATCGTCGACTGCACCGACCGCCGCGCCGCGGCCGGCGAGATCGGGATCGAGCACCTGCACCAGACCCGGCCGGAAATCGCCGAGGAGGCATCCGTCCGAGAAACCCTGGCGATGGCCGAGTACACCGGCGCCCCGGTGTATTTCGTCCACCAGTCGACGCCCCGCGCCGTCGACCTCGTCGCCGAGGCCCGCGCGCGCGGCCTGGCGATCCACTCCGAGACCTGCCCGCACTACCTCGTGCTCGACGACGGCGTGTACTCGTCGAAGTTCCCGGAATGGTTCGCGTGCTGCCCGCCGATGCGTTGTGCCGCAACCGTTGCCGCGCTGCGCGAACGGTACGCCGCCGGCTCGGTGCACACCGTCTCCAGCGACCACTCGTGCTACGACCTGACGCAGAAGCGCGTACGCGCCGACGACATCCGGCAGATGCCGCACGGGCTGCCCGGCGTCGAGACGCGCATGCCGGTCGCCTTCACCGCGCTCGCCGAAGCGTCCGCCGGGGTGCCTGAGCCCCGTGTTCTCGAACGCTTCGCGGAGCTGTTCTCGACTGGTCCGGCTCGGATCAATGCCCTGCCGGGCAAGGGCATCATCGCCCCAGGCTACGACGCCGACCTGGTGCTGTTCGATCCCGCCGAGACCCGCACCGTCGATGGCGCCGCCCTGCACATGGGCACGGACTTCTCGCCGTTCGAGGGAAAGCGGCTGCGCGGCTGGCCGCAGGTGGTCGTCTCCGGCGGAAAAGTCGTGCTCGACGAGGACGGCTTCCACGACCCCGGTCCAGCGGGCCGGTTCCTCGCGCGGCTCGGCTATCGCGAAGCGGCCGCGCTCGGAGACCCGCAACCGGTGCCACTCGCCGCGATGAAAGGAGCCTGA